Proteins found in one Salvia splendens isolate huo1 chromosome 10, SspV2, whole genome shotgun sequence genomic segment:
- the LOC121752878 gene encoding uncharacterized protein LOC121752878, whose product MEPFTCPNPEKFSRALGLVWKVSNANRKIWIFVEEGANFVVEDDSDQVLHGRFTSPRLESHIYVSAVYAKCSRSERYLLWDKLREIVALTDGTPWLIGGDFNTILSPHDRAGSDTNRQDEMVDFAETIEDCRLLDLGFDGSAYTWAKNGLMERLDRILVNDAWPQVFEATRVSNLPRVSSDHGPVLARCRGPNRHPGGKAFRFQNMWIRHEGFLNLLRRTWSQPTEAEGLLNLQIKLGRTKQMLKLWNKEVFGNIHANLKEMEEKVAGAQYEFELNPSGENRTLVNKLIANYILLFKMEEDYWRHKAALRWLADGDKNTKFYQNWVKQKRI is encoded by the coding sequence atggaaccgttTACTTGCCCCAACCCGGAAAAATTCTCTAGGGCATTGGGGCTAGTGTGGAAGGTTTCGAATGCTAATAgaaaaatttggatttttgtcgAGGAGGGCGCAAACTTTGTGGTGGAGGATGACTCGGACCAGGTGCTACATGGCCGTTTCACGTCTCCGCGTCTAGAAAGCCACATTTATGTCTCGGCTGTCTACGCAAAGTGCTCGCGGTCGGAAAGAtaccttctttgggataagttGAGGGAGATTGTGGCCCTCACTGATGGGACTCCTTGGCTCATCGGCGGGGACTTTAATACCATTTTATCCCCACATGATAGAGCCGGGAGTGACACCAACCGGCAGGATGAGATGGTTGACTTTGCCGAGACTATTGAAGATTGTAGGCTACTCGACCTGGGGTTCGACGGCTCGGCATACACGTGGGCAAAGAACGGACTCATGGAGAGGCTTGATAGAATCTTGGTAAATGATGCTTGGCCACAAGTCTTCGAGGCAACGAGAGTGTCTAACCTCCCCCGCGTCTCCTCGGACCACGGGCCGGTGTTGGCTAGATGTAGAGGCCCTAACCGGCACCCCGGAGGAAAGGCCTTTCGattccaaaatatgtggatcCGACACGAAGGTTTCTTGAACCTTTTACGACGGACTTGGAGCCAGCCTACTGAGGCCGAGGGTTTGCTTAATCTACAAATAAAGCTTGGGAGAACCAAACAAATGCTCAAACTCTGGAATAAAGAAGTCTTTGGGAACATACATGCCAACCTAAAGGAAATGGAGGAGAAGGTGGCCGGGGCACAGTATGAGTTTGAACTGAACCCGTCTGGTGAAAACCGAACCTTGGTGAACAAGCTCATTGCTAACTACATCCTTCTCTTCAAAATGGAGGAAGACTATTGGCGACATAAAGCGGCCCTCCGATGGCTAGCGGATGGGGACAAGAATACAAAGTTCTATCAAAATTGGGTTAAACAGAAGAGGATCTGA